The genomic stretch GGGTGGTTGCCCAGGGCCAGTCGCTGTTATCAAATAACAGCGATTTGGAATCATCGATCAGGTGCCAGCCGTCCCGGGACAGCAGGCCGTCTTCCAGCTGGATCTTATCCTTATTGTCCCTGACATCGCCTTCGCAACGGTCCAGGGTGCGGTAGGTGCCTTTCAGGTTACCGGTCTGTTTCAGACCGGGCTTCCAGGTAAAGTTCCTGTCGGGATGATTGTAAGTGATCTGGAGGTTCTGATCATTGAATTTGCCGGATTGCAGCTGGTAGCGCAGTTCCAGGTCGGCGGTACTGATCACCAGCCAGCCGTTCTGCTGGCTTTGTTTGAATGCGGGCACAGGCAGCTTCCTGTTGATGGCAACAAAAGAGGCCTGATCATTGACGCTGCCGGTACTGTCCCATTCCAGCCTGATCACGCGGGAGGTAAGTACGGTAAAGCGCGCCTGACCGGACTGGATAACCGCTTTGGGATCAGCTTTCCCATTGTATTGTCCGTTGGCAGATTGCGTAAATACAAAACCGGATAAGAGCAGGAACAGCAGCACGGCTGTGGATCGATAGGGTATATTCATCGTGTTAGAACTTTTCTGCTTATTGCTTTATAATAGTGATTGTTTCATGCAACTGATTCACAGTAACCTTATAATCGCCAGCGGTAGTGATCTTCCATTTGTAATCCGGATTACCTCCGGGAACAAATACCAACCCTGTATTGCTGAGATCAGGGTAGTTCACCGGCGGCATGTAGAAGTCGCCGCTCCAATTGCCTAAAGTTACCGGAATTTTAAATTCACCCGCCTTTAAAGCACCAGTATAAGTGAATTCATAAGCGTTACCTGGTGTAGCATCCATTGGTGTTGGTGTATTGATGTTCCAACCGGCGGGCGTTGCATCTCCTACCATCCATAGTTTAGCATAAGGAGTAAATGGTTTAATGGTCAGGTAGGCAGGATCGCTGACGTCAAGCGTCAGTTTGTAGGCGCCGGGTGTGGTGATCAGCCACCTGTTGGTATTGGGAGGCGTAGCCGTGCCTGGGGCATACAACGCTTTACCATCGGTAATGTCCGGGTGATTGGTTTCAGGTCTGTAAAAATCGCCGTCAGGTCTTCCTTGAAATACCGGGATCTCAAATTCCCCGGCCTGCAGCACTTCATTATACATGAACTGGTTTGGATTCCTGGGGTTGATCTTCATGGGGATGGGGTTATCATAATCCCATCCGTTGGGTGTGGCATCCCCTGTGATAAACAAAGCCGTAACAGGTGGTATATAGGGCGTAACCTTTACATACACGATATTACTGGAATCCAGCTGTACAGGCTGTGAGTGAATGGTGTCAATGATCCTCACCTGGATCTCGCCTAAAGTATTGACGGGGAAGTTCAGGCTGTCGAGCAGCAGGGCATTAAGCTGCAGGACACTGAGCGATTTTGAATAGCTCTGTCCCATATTGATGCTCGCCGCCTCGGAAAAATCGCCACCCCGTTTAGCAATCTTAAGCGTATAGGTGATGGAAGCGCTGGTGCCGTAATTGGAACCATTGGTCCAGATGAAGGTCACAGCATTATTGGCGCTGTTCCCTTTGAACAGGGCGATGGAGTCGGTGGAAGTCGTCAGGACGGGCGACTTCATCGTTATATCATATTCGAATGATGGCTTCTTGCAGGCAAAGATGGCAATGCAAGCGATAACAGCCATGAATATTTTTTTCACTGTATATTATTTTTAGTGAATACGTTTAATGTCAGCCTACCAGCCAAAATTCTGAACGAGGTTTTTGTCCTTGTCGATCTCGGTAGGGGGAATAGGCATCAGGTAATGTTTGCTCTGGAACGACCGGGACTGGATAACTACCTGTTTGTAGAACACGGCCACACCGGCAGCTTCACTGTTCACGTCAAGGCCAGTGGCGGCAAGTTCTGCCGTGGTAGGCCTGGAGTTCATACCATGCACGTCTGTATTGTCTACCTGGGTGGCGATCATCCATCTTCTTACATCCCAGAAACGGTGACCTTCAAAGGCCAGCTCTACGCGGCGTTCATTCCTGATACGCTGGCGCATGCCTTCTTTGGTGGCATCAGAAGATATAATTGGAAGCGCAGGCATTCCAACCCTTGCCCTCACGGCATTGATAGCGTCATACACACTTTGATCGGGAGCGCCCAGGTATTCATTCATGGCTTCTGCATAGTTGAGGTATACTTCCGCCAGGCGGATGATGGGTGCGTTGCGGTTGGCATTACCCTGACCATTGACCCTGTCCACATTGGGCGAACAGTATTTTCTTAAATTGTATCCACTGACACAGTTGGTCCCTGTTTTGGGCCAGCCATCTCCATCACTGTTGTTATTGCCCCACCAGGCCAGTTTTACAGGACGTTTAATGGATGCCAGGCGCCATACGGAATACTGGAAGAAGACTGATGCATAAAAACGGGGATCCCTGTCTTTATACATATTGGAAATATTCTTCACGTCGCTGTATTTCAGACCATCCCACATTTGTCCATCCCAGAAGCCCTGGGCGGAATAACCTGATCCGCTTTGATTGATGGGATAACCGTTCTTCATTTCGTAAGCGTCCACCAGTTCCTGGAGCAGGCTGAGCTTGCCATTTCCTTTAAAGGAGGCGCCGTTCGGTAAAAAGTCCAGCTCAAGATCCCTGGTCTGCGGTTTGGCTACCCACAGTATGGATTCAGCATATTCCCTGTTGTAAAATAACTGGGCATAGGTATTGACGGGATTTTCAGGTGTAGGATTGGACAGGGAATAAATATTCAGGTCCAGTACGGCCTTGGCTGCATCAGCTGCCTGTTTCCATTTATCGGCGCTATAGGCTTGGTTGAACAAGGCCTTGCCGTCACTGTTCTTTACCTCGGCATACAGGGTATTGCCATTGA from Candidatus Pseudobacter hemicellulosilyticus encodes the following:
- a CDS encoding SusF/SusE family outer membrane protein, which gives rise to MAVIACIAIFACKKPSFEYDITMKSPVLTTSTDSIALFKGNSANNAVTFIWTNGSNYGTSASITYTLKIAKRGGDFSEAASINMGQSYSKSLSVLQLNALLLDSLNFPVNTLGEIQVRIIDTIHSQPVQLDSSNIVYVKVTPYIPPVTALFITGDATPNGWDYDNPIPMKINPRNPNQFMYNEVLQAGEFEIPVFQGRPDGDFYRPETNHPDITDGKALYAPGTATPPNTNRWLITTPGAYKLTLDVSDPAYLTIKPFTPYAKLWMVGDATPAGWNINTPTPMDATPGNAYEFTYTGALKAGEFKIPVTLGNWSGDFYMPPVNYPDLSNTGLVFVPGGNPDYKWKITTAGDYKVTVNQLHETITIIKQ
- a CDS encoding RagB/SusD family nutrient uptake outer membrane protein — encoded protein: MKSKYIASLFLCSTLFSASCKKFLDVVPTEITSSTDIWGNIDNADKNLANLYKALPSNSFYSTSLWASTDEAMNHWEGPSELLFNYGSWGPGNNPLDEWGGRFGNVRAANLYIANIEKVPLTANQIAFYTPIIPRLKAEARFLRAIYYFELFKRYGGVPIITEALDLNDPKNSELPRNSADEVANFIVSELNEITPLLPLTYEIADYGRITRGAALALKARVLLYAASPLFNGNTLYAEVKNSDGKALFNQAYSADKWKQAADAAKAVLDLNIYSLSNPTPENPVNTYAQLFYNREYAESILWVAKPQTRDLELDFLPNGASFKGNGKLSLLQELVDAYEMKNGYPINQSGSGYSAQGFWDGQMWDGLKYSDVKNISNMYKDRDPRFYASVFFQYSVWRLASIKRPVKLAWWGNNNSDGDGWPKTGTNCVSGYNLRKYCSPNVDRVNGQGNANRNAPIIRLAEVYLNYAEAMNEYLGAPDQSVYDAINAVRARVGMPALPIISSDATKEGMRQRIRNERRVELAFEGHRFWDVRRWMIATQVDNTDVHGMNSRPTTAELAATGLDVNSEAAGVAVFYKQVVIQSRSFQSKHYLMPIPPTEIDKDKNLVQNFGW